Below is a window of Methylosinus sp. PW1 DNA.
GGCCGCGACATCGGGGCCGAGCGTTTTAACAACAGCTTCCTCGCTCACCACGCCGTCTGCGCCGGCCTCGATCACGCGCGGCTGAAAGCCGAGCAGAGCGGCGCTCGCCGGATTTGTGCCATGCGCCGATTGCGGAATGAGAACCACCTTGCGCGTCGCCGCTTCGCCGCGCGCTTCCAACGCCGCCTCTATGGCCATGAGGCCGCAGAGCTCGCCATGCGCGCCGGCTTTCGGCGAAAGCGCTATGGCGCTCATTCCCGTGAGCGTCAGCAGCCAGCGCGACAGCTCCTCCATCAGCGCCAGCGCGCCCTGCGCCGTCGATTGCGGCTGCAGCGGATGCAGATCGGCGAAGCCCGCGAGCCGCGCGACTTTCTCATTGAGACGCGGATTATGCTTCATCGTGCAGGAGCCGAGCGGATAGAGGCCCGCGTCGATCGAATAATTCTTGCGCGACAGACGCACATAATGGCGCATCGCCTCCGGCTCCGAGAGGCCGGGCAGGCCGATCGGCCCTTTGCGCTCGAGCGCGCCGAGACGCGGCTCCAAATGCGCCGGCTCTTCGATATCGACGCCGCTCGTATCCGTGCGGCCGATCTCGAAGATGGGCGGCTCCTCCTGATCGAGCCCGCGATTTCCCGAGAAGGTCTCGAAAGCAGAATCTTTCGGATGATCGAGCATCAGAGCGCTCCTCTCATTGCGGCGACGAAAGCCTCGCGATCTTCCACCGTATCGACCTCGGTGCTGGCGACGATGAGGAGATCATCGAGCCCCGCTTGCGGCAGCAGGCGCGAGACCGGAACGCCCGCGAGCACGCCCTGCTCTGCCATGGCCTCGACAAGACGCGCGGCGTCGCCCGGAACGCGCAAGGTGAATTCGTTGAAGAAGCTCTCATTGAGCGTTTCGACTCCGGCAACGCCCGCGAGCCGGTCGACGAGATCGATAGCGCTCGCATGATTGGCGCGCGCGAGACGGCGCAGGCCCGCTTCGCCGAGCAGGCTCAAATGAATGCTGAAGGCGAGCGCGCAGAGATTGGAGTTGGTGCATATGTTGGACGTCGCCTTGTCGCGACGAATATGCTGCTCGCGCGCCGAGAGCGTCGCGACATAGCCGCGGCGTCCATCGGCGTCGACGGTCTCGCCGATGAGACGCCCCGGCGTCTGCCGCAAATAGGAGTGCCGCGTCGCGAGCAGGCCGAGATAAGGGCCGCCGAAGGAGAGCGGATTGCCGAGCGACTGGCCCTCGCCGACGACGATATCCGCGCCCATCTCGCCGGGAGACTTCAGCAGGCCGAGCGAGACGACCTCGGTGAAGACGGCGACGAGCAGAGCGCCATGTCGATGGCAGGCCTCGGCTATGGGCGTGAGATCGCGCAGATTGCCGAAGACATCCGGCGTCTGCACGATGACGCAGGAGACGCTGTCGTCGATCGCCGATGCAATATCTTCCCGCGCGCGCACATCCGGCGCCAGCGCGACGATCTCATCGCCGGCGAAATGCGAGATGGTGCGCAGCACATCGGCATAGTGCGGATGCAGTCCGCCGGAGAGAATCGCCTTGCGCCGCTTGGTGATTCGATGCGCCATCAGCGCCGCCTCGGCGCAGGCGGTGGAGCCGTCATACATAGACGCATTGGCGATCTCCATGCCGGTGAGCATGGCGACCTGCGTCTGGAACTCGAAGAGATATTGCAGCGTGCCTTGCGATATCTCCGGCTGATAGGGCGTGTAGCTCGTCAGAAATTCCGAGCGCTGAATCAGATGATCGACGCTCGCGGGAATATGATGGCGATAGGCGCCGGCGCCGATGAAGAAAGGCGCGCTCGCGGCCGAGAGATTGCGCTTCGCCATGGCGGAGAGCAGACGCTCCACCTCCATCTCCGATTTGGCGCGCGGGAGATCGAGCGGGCGATCGAGCAGCAGCTCAGACGGCACATCGGCATAGAGCGCCGCGAAATCGGCGACGCCGATCGCATCGCGCATGTCTTTGCGATCGACATCCGTCAAGGGCAGATAGCGCATGGCTCATCCCTCGCTTTCCAGAAAGGCGCGATAGGCGTCCTCGTCCATCAGCTCTTCGAGCTCGGCGGCGTCGTCGATGCGCAAGGTCAGCAGCCAGCCTTCGCCGAGCGGCTCCTTATTGACGAGATCGGGCGATGATTCGAGGCGGTCATTGATCGCCACCACCTCGCCGGAGATCGGCGCATAGATTTCGCTCGCCGCCTTCACGCTCTCGATCGTCGCCAGCTGCTCGCCCTTGGCGACGCGCTTGCCCGGCGAGGGCAGCTCGACAAAAACGATGTCGCCGAGCT
It encodes the following:
- the gcvPA gene encoding aminomethyl-transferring glycine dehydrogenase subunit GcvPA, giving the protein MRYLPLTDVDRKDMRDAIGVADFAALYADVPSELLLDRPLDLPRAKSEMEVERLLSAMAKRNLSAASAPFFIGAGAYRHHIPASVDHLIQRSEFLTSYTPYQPEISQGTLQYLFEFQTQVAMLTGMEIANASMYDGSTACAEAALMAHRITKRRKAILSGGLHPHYADVLRTISHFAGDEIVALAPDVRAREDIASAIDDSVSCVIVQTPDVFGNLRDLTPIAEACHRHGALLVAVFTEVVSLGLLKSPGEMGADIVVGEGQSLGNPLSFGGPYLGLLATRHSYLRQTPGRLIGETVDADGRRGYVATLSAREQHIRRDKATSNICTNSNLCALAFSIHLSLLGEAGLRRLARANHASAIDLVDRLAGVAGVETLNESFFNEFTLRVPGDAARLVEAMAEQGVLAGVPVSRLLPQAGLDDLLIVASTEVDTVEDREAFVAAMRGAL
- the gcvH gene encoding glycine cleavage system protein GcvH, with translation MSGERYTKDHDFLRVEGDIAIIGITDFAQSQLGDIVFVELPSPGKRVAKGEQLATIESVKAASEIYAPISGEVVAINDRLESSPDLVNKEPLGEGWLLTLRIDDAAELEELMDEDAYRAFLESEG